The following proteins are co-located in the Myroides profundi genome:
- a CDS encoding NUDIX hydrolase, translating to MSTTAVPLGIKRIATLCVLRNGNNFMLLKRLKEPNKDTYTPVGGKIEPFETPEEGVIRETFEETGIRVDKVKFCGILTETSPVKYNWLSYVYVADIDAVTPPECNEGTLEWIAYEDLLNVPTPKTDWFIYKYILEGKPFVFHALYDGELNLLEMKEEISNEELGI from the coding sequence ATGAGTACAACTGCTGTTCCGTTAGGAATAAAAAGAATAGCAACACTGTGTGTGCTGAGAAATGGGAATAACTTTATGCTTCTAAAGCGTTTAAAAGAACCCAATAAAGATACATATACTCCTGTGGGAGGTAAGATAGAACCTTTCGAAACTCCTGAAGAGGGGGTGATCCGTGAGACATTTGAAGAGACAGGGATAAGAGTAGATAAGGTGAAGTTCTGCGGTATACTGACAGAGACTTCTCCTGTGAAGTATAATTGGCTAAGCTATGTGTATGTAGCAGATATCGATGCTGTCACTCCTCCTGAGTGTAATGAAGGAACTTTAGAGTGGATAGCGTATGAGGACTTGCTGAATGTACCTACTCCAAAGACAGATTGGTTTATCTATAAATATATCTTAGAGGGCAAGCCTTTTGTATTTCATGCATTATACGATGGAGAGTTAAATCTGTTAGAGATGAAAGAGGAGATTTCTAATGAGGAATTAGGAATTTAG
- the metF gene encoding methylenetetrahydrofolate reductase [NAD(P)H], with translation MKVTEHIQKANGKTQFSFEILPPLKGQNIQGIFDSIEPLMEFDPPFIDVTYHREEYEYKEAGNGLWEKRTVRKRPGTVGICSAIQNRFKLDAIPHILCGGFTKEDTENFLIDLDFLGIDNVVALRGDAVKNETYFKPEPKGNKYASDLVTQISELNQGIYLDPELENTSKTDFCVGVAGYPEKHMEAPNFDTDLKYLKQKIDNGAEYIVTQMFFDNSKFFAFVDKCRAIGIDVPIIPGLKPLATLSQLNLLPQRFKVDLPDDLVTEVLKAKDNAAIREIGIEWCAQQSRELIEAGTPIVHYYSMGKSDNIKNIIKLATV, from the coding sequence ATGAAAGTAACAGAACATATCCAAAAAGCAAACGGTAAAACACAATTCTCTTTTGAGATATTACCTCCCTTAAAAGGACAAAATATTCAAGGAATATTTGACTCTATCGAACCGCTAATGGAGTTTGATCCTCCTTTCATAGACGTAACGTATCATCGAGAAGAATATGAGTACAAAGAAGCAGGCAACGGACTGTGGGAAAAAAGAACAGTTAGAAAAAGACCAGGAACTGTCGGCATTTGTTCGGCTATCCAAAATAGATTCAAGTTGGACGCCATACCGCACATCTTATGTGGAGGATTCACCAAAGAAGACACCGAAAACTTCCTCATAGACCTTGATTTCTTAGGTATTGATAATGTTGTAGCCCTTAGAGGTGATGCTGTGAAGAACGAAACTTACTTTAAGCCTGAACCGAAAGGAAATAAGTATGCCTCTGATTTAGTTACCCAAATAAGTGAACTTAACCAAGGTATCTATTTAGACCCAGAGCTTGAGAATACCAGTAAGACTGACTTCTGTGTGGGAGTAGCAGGTTACCCTGAGAAACACATGGAAGCACCTAACTTTGACACAGATCTTAAATACCTAAAGCAGAAGATAGACAACGGAGCAGAATACATCGTTACCCAAATGTTTTTTGACAACAGTAAGTTCTTTGCCTTTGTCGATAAATGTAGAGCTATCGGTATTGATGTGCCGATTATCCCAGGACTAAAGCCTTTAGCTACCTTAAGCCAACTCAACCTATTACCTCAACGTTTTAAAGTTGACTTACCAGATGATTTGGTTACTGAGGTACTCAAAGCAAAAGACAATGCTGCCATCCGTGAGATTGGTATCGAATGGTGCGCACAGCAGTCAAGAGAGTTGATAGAAGCAGGAACCCCAATAGTACATTACTACTCAATGGGTAAATCTGACAATATCAAGAATATCATTAAGCTTGCAACAGTTTAG
- a CDS encoding chloramphenicol acetyltransferase: protein MRTKIDTTQWERGEQYAFFKQFTEPFFGITVQVDCTTVYNRAKANKDSFFLTYLHDALRAANEVEAFRYRIVDNEVYLYDEVHASPTINRPNGTFGFAYMNYYADKKTFFAEAKKEIKSVQQSTSLLPASNSENVLHISALPWLDFTSMSHARNFDFPDSCPKISFGKVMEENGRKRMAVSIHGHHALMDGYHVSQFVERFQELLNEQ from the coding sequence ATGAGAACTAAGATTGATACTACCCAATGGGAGAGAGGGGAGCAATATGCTTTTTTTAAACAGTTTACAGAACCTTTCTTTGGTATTACAGTACAAGTAGATTGTACTACGGTGTATAATAGAGCTAAAGCGAATAAGGATTCTTTCTTCCTTACTTATCTACACGATGCACTTAGAGCAGCTAATGAGGTAGAGGCGTTTAGATATAGAATAGTGGATAACGAGGTATATCTGTATGATGAGGTACACGCATCACCTACCATCAATAGACCTAATGGGACTTTTGGGTTTGCGTATATGAATTATTACGCTGATAAGAAGACTTTCTTCGCAGAGGCAAAAAAAGAAATAAAGAGTGTACAACAGTCGACTTCATTATTACCTGCGTCGAATAGTGAGAATGTATTACATATATCAGCTTTGCCATGGCTAGACTTTACGAGTATGAGTCATGCACGTAACTTTGACTTCCCAGATAGTTGTCCTAAGATTTCTTTTGGGAAAGTAATGGAGGAGAATGGTCGTAAGCGTATGGCAGTATCTATACATGGACATCATGCACTGATGGATGGATATCACGTAAGTCAGTTCGTAGAACGCTTTCAAGAATTATTAAACGAGCAATAG
- a CDS encoding trans-sulfuration enzyme family protein, with translation MNTRNNEEGCCFETQAIRTQTERSQYNEHSTPLYLTSSFVFDDAENMRAVFAEEIQQYSYSRFTNPNQTELVEKIRIFEKAEAGFAFATGMAAVYCSLFPLLKTGDHIVSCSNIFGSTRGLFSNTFPEWGVETSYFDLNQVYDVERLIKPNTKILFAESPTNPGVDVLDLAYLGEIAKKHNLIFIVDNTFATPYLQNPITLGAHIVVHSATKLIDGQGRACGGVTVGYKEYIHKIYLFARTIGASISPFNAWVLSKSLETLAIRVDRHCENALTIAEYLEKHPAVEFIKYPFLPSHPQYEIAKKQMKQGGNIIAFGIKGGLDAGRTFLDALQLCSRTANLGDSRTIVTHPASTTHSKVPAEEKIATGITDNLIRLSVGLENTKDIIRDLEQALTAAQ, from the coding sequence ATGAATACAAGAAACAATGAAGAAGGCTGTTGTTTTGAGACACAAGCCATAAGAACACAGACAGAGCGCTCCCAATACAATGAGCACTCTACACCACTATACCTAACCTCTAGCTTTGTCTTTGACGATGCAGAGAATATGCGTGCTGTATTTGCAGAAGAAATACAACAATACTCTTACTCTCGCTTTACTAACCCTAACCAAACAGAACTAGTTGAGAAGATACGTATATTCGAAAAAGCAGAAGCGGGTTTTGCCTTTGCTACAGGTATGGCGGCTGTGTACTGTAGCTTGTTCCCATTATTAAAAACAGGTGATCACATTGTTTCTTGTTCTAATATTTTTGGTTCTACGAGAGGGTTATTCAGTAATACCTTTCCAGAGTGGGGAGTAGAGACGAGTTACTTTGACCTTAATCAAGTATATGATGTAGAGCGTTTAATCAAACCTAACACTAAGATTCTATTTGCAGAAAGTCCTACTAACCCAGGAGTGGATGTATTAGACTTAGCTTACTTAGGAGAGATAGCAAAGAAGCACAACCTTATTTTTATCGTTGACAATACCTTCGCTACACCCTATCTACAGAACCCTATCACCTTAGGAGCACATATCGTAGTGCACTCTGCTACGAAGTTAATTGACGGGCAAGGTAGAGCCTGTGGAGGAGTGACTGTAGGATATAAAGAATACATCCATAAGATATATTTGTTTGCCCGTACCATAGGTGCTAGTATCTCTCCATTTAATGCATGGGTGTTATCTAAAAGCTTAGAGACATTAGCCATACGAGTAGATAGACATTGTGAGAATGCCTTGACCATAGCAGAGTATTTAGAAAAACATCCTGCAGTGGAGTTTATCAAATACCCTTTCTTGCCAAGTCATCCACAATACGAAATTGCTAAAAAACAAATGAAACAAGGTGGTAACATCATTGCCTTTGGGATTAAAGGAGGACTGGATGCTGGTAGAACATTCTTAGATGCTTTACAGTTATGTAGTCGCACTGCTAATCTAGGAGATAGTAGAACTATCGTTACCCACCCTGCTTCTACCACACATAGTAAGGTTCCTGCAGAAGAAAAAATAGCCACAGGTATTACAGACAACCTGATACGTCTATCTGTCGGCTTAGAGAATACAAAAGATATTATCCGTGACTTAGAACAAGCCTTAACTGCTGCACAGTAA
- a CDS encoding redoxin family protein gives MNNKLMMLIALFFSVGIMAQDKLHITGKITGIPKEAKLMLSYDKKEIELKAIDGVFVVEAEIVKAPTPVYLSIMKGDDYEYTSFFLGNETVTIDGRFDDLKSLQAKGSRYDTLRYESEILTRELRTERQTIESKVSKEVDSGMSYDNAMAPYKVEYLRIEQKIKDLDYEFLKKNINTDYGRYLVGFIMHDTNTNHYKELYDLVDSQYQNTDPIVFLKALIDNKVLVKGGSYYDFTALDMNEKEVTFSDYFKGKYVLLDFSSPYCYFCQQAVPITSKLAKALEDKLVYVTYCIENDLHSVEKYRGLKGDHGVIVWDKRGMQSPTIAKYRMSGTPYYALFNLEGRLLKIFDKGLEEDFEEQLRALMK, from the coding sequence ATGAATAATAAATTAATGATGTTAATCGCATTATTCTTTTCTGTAGGAATAATGGCTCAAGATAAACTACATATCACTGGTAAGATTACTGGGATACCTAAAGAGGCTAAACTAATGCTCTCTTATGACAAGAAAGAGATAGAGCTTAAAGCTATAGATGGGGTATTCGTAGTAGAAGCAGAGATTGTTAAAGCGCCTACGCCTGTATATTTGTCTATCATGAAAGGGGATGATTATGAGTATACTTCTTTTTTCTTAGGAAATGAGACAGTGACTATAGATGGTCGCTTTGACGATTTAAAGAGTCTACAAGCTAAAGGTTCTAGGTATGATACTTTAAGATATGAGAGCGAGATACTAACTAGAGAATTAAGAACTGAACGCCAAACTATCGAAAGTAAGGTGTCTAAAGAAGTAGATAGTGGAATGTCTTATGATAATGCGATGGCACCATACAAAGTGGAATACTTACGTATAGAGCAAAAGATAAAAGACTTAGACTACGAGTTTTTAAAGAAAAATATCAATACGGATTATGGACGTTATTTGGTTGGATTTATAATGCATGATACTAATACCAATCATTATAAAGAATTGTATGACTTAGTAGATAGTCAATATCAAAATACTGATCCAATAGTATTTTTAAAAGCTCTAATAGATAATAAAGTGTTAGTGAAGGGAGGTAGTTATTATGACTTTACGGCTTTAGATATGAATGAAAAGGAAGTAACGTTTAGTGATTATTTTAAAGGAAAGTATGTGTTACTTGATTTCTCTTCACCCTATTGTTATTTTTGTCAACAGGCTGTTCCAATAACTTCAAAGTTAGCAAAAGCGTTAGAAGATAAGTTAGTATATGTGACTTATTGTATAGAGAATGATTTACATAGTGTTGAAAAGTATAGAGGTCTAAAAGGAGATCACGGTGTAATAGTTTGGGATAAAAGAGGAATGCAAAGCCCAACAATTGCTAAATACAGAATGAGTGGAACTCCATATTATGCACTATTTAATTTGGAGGGGAGATTATTAAAGATTTTTGATAAAGGGTTAGAAGAGGATTTTGAAGAGCAGTTGAGAGCGTTGATGAAATAG
- a CDS encoding acyl-CoA dehydrogenase family protein — translation MRPDLFQAPDYYLLDDLLSDEHKLIRDTARAWVKKEVSPIIEDFAQRAEFPKQLIPGLAEIGGFGPYIPTEYGGAGLDQISYGLIMQEIERGDSGIRSTSSVQSSLVMYPIWKYGNEEQRMKYLPKLATGEYIGCFGLTEPDHGSNPGGMLTNFKDMGDHYLLNGAKMWISNAPFADIAVVWAKNEEGRIHGLIVERGMEGFTTPETHNKWSLRASATGELIFDNVKVPKANLLPNKSGLGAPLGCLDSARYGIAWGAIGAAMDCYDTALRYSKERIQFDKPIGATQLQQKKLAEMITEITKAQLLTWRLGVLRDEGRATSAQISMAKRNNVAMALDIARDARQMLGGMGITGEYSIMRHMMNLESVVTYEGTHDIHLLITGMDVTGFPAFK, via the coding sequence ATGAGACCAGATTTATTTCAGGCACCTGATTATTACTTATTAGACGACTTGTTAAGTGATGAACACAAGTTAATTAGAGATACAGCGAGAGCATGGGTGAAGAAAGAAGTTTCTCCTATTATAGAAGACTTCGCTCAACGTGCAGAATTTCCAAAACAATTAATACCAGGGTTAGCCGAGATAGGTGGATTCGGTCCTTATATCCCTACAGAATACGGAGGAGCAGGATTAGACCAAATTTCGTATGGACTAATCATGCAGGAGATCGAGAGAGGAGATTCTGGTATTCGTTCTACCTCATCAGTACAGTCTTCACTCGTGATGTACCCTATCTGGAAGTACGGTAATGAGGAGCAACGCATGAAGTACCTACCTAAGTTAGCGACGGGAGAGTATATCGGATGCTTTGGATTAACAGAGCCAGATCACGGTTCTAACCCAGGCGGGATGCTGACTAACTTTAAAGATATGGGAGACCACTACCTGCTAAATGGGGCTAAAATGTGGATCTCTAATGCTCCATTCGCAGACATCGCTGTAGTATGGGCTAAGAATGAAGAAGGACGTATACACGGACTGATCGTAGAGCGTGGTATGGAAGGCTTCACTACTCCGGAGACACATAATAAGTGGTCACTGAGAGCTTCGGCTACAGGGGAGTTAATATTCGATAATGTCAAAGTACCTAAAGCTAACTTATTGCCAAACAAATCAGGATTAGGAGCACCTCTAGGCTGTCTAGATTCTGCTAGATATGGTATCGCATGGGGAGCTATCGGAGCAGCTATGGACTGCTATGACACGGCACTTCGCTATTCGAAAGAGCGCATCCAGTTCGACAAACCTATCGGTGCGACTCAGTTACAACAAAAGAAATTAGCAGAGATGATTACAGAGATCACTAAAGCACAGCTATTAACCTGGAGATTAGGCGTACTGAGAGACGAAGGAAGAGCTACTTCTGCACAAATATCTATGGCTAAACGAAACAATGTCGCTATGGCATTAGACATCGCACGTGATGCGCGTCAGATGTTGGGAGGTATGGGTATCACAGGAGAATACTCTATCATGCGCCACATGATGAACTTAGAATCTGTAGTGACCTATGAGGGGACACATGATATCCACTTGTTAATAACAGGTATGGATGTGACAGGATTCCCTGCATTTAAGTAA
- a CDS encoding DUF4349 domain-containing protein, with protein MKKTLKLLTLMLFVALASCSKSAEYGETSAVALEDISTTDAAAETTTEAPQSTDSTQDITVPERMIVKEGNIRFETSNAQETRANIVASSKKLNGYLSQDTSNVYGNRTEHTIVIRVPAKNFEALLEGVTQTATKVDSKNINALDVTEEFIDVEARIKTKKEIEERYKELLKRANTIDDILRIERELGALRADIESFEGRLKYLKSRISLSTLTVTFYEKGESTTGFGYEISSAFGSGWSNLLSFVIGLFYIWPFILISIGLILIIRRIRKRRKQNNIN; from the coding sequence ATGAAAAAGACACTCAAACTATTAACCCTAATGTTATTCGTAGCATTAGCCTCTTGCTCTAAATCAGCAGAATATGGAGAAACCTCTGCTGTTGCTTTAGAAGATATCAGCACAACAGATGCTGCTGCAGAAACCACTACTGAAGCACCACAATCCACAGATTCTACTCAAGATATCACCGTACCTGAGCGTATGATAGTCAAAGAAGGGAATATACGTTTTGAAACTTCTAATGCACAAGAAACTAGAGCTAATATCGTAGCAAGTAGTAAAAAACTCAACGGATATCTATCACAAGACACATCAAACGTCTATGGCAATCGTACTGAACATACCATTGTGATCCGCGTACCTGCAAAGAACTTCGAAGCCTTGTTAGAAGGAGTTACACAGACTGCCACTAAAGTAGATAGCAAAAATATCAATGCCCTAGATGTAACCGAAGAGTTCATCGATGTAGAAGCGAGAATCAAGACGAAAAAAGAAATAGAAGAGCGCTATAAAGAATTACTTAAACGCGCTAATACAATAGATGATATTCTAAGAATAGAAAGAGAACTAGGGGCTCTACGTGCGGATATTGAGTCATTCGAAGGACGACTAAAGTACCTAAAGAGTAGAATATCGCTAAGTACTCTTACGGTAACTTTCTATGAAAAAGGAGAATCAACAACAGGCTTTGGGTACGAAATATCATCTGCCTTTGGTTCTGGATGGAGTAATCTATTATCATTTGTGATAGGGTTATTCTATATCTGGCCATTTATCCTAATCTCAATTGGATTAATCTTGATCATCAGACGTATCAGAAAACGCAGAAAACAGAATAATATAAATTAA
- the metH gene encoding methionine synthase, whose amino-acid sequence MSTTLIHTDIRSLLKQRTLVLDGAMGTMLQAYRFSEEDFRGERFADFAHPLKGNNDLLSITQPDAVKEVHRQYLLAGADILSTNTFSGTTIAMADYHLEDIVYELNYQSAKIAREVADEVEALDPDRPRYVAGAIGPTNKTASLSPDVNNPGYRAITFEELRIAYKQQAEALLDGGCDLLLVETIFDTLNAKAALFAIDEIQAERGIDIPIMISGTITDASGRTLSGQTVEAFLISIAHIPLLSIGFNCALGAEQLEPYVKQLSQHAAVNISAHPNAGLPNAFGEYDQTPTEMKELIDSFLSQNLVQIIGGCCGTTPEHIRLIAQAVAEHSKDRQPKQFKLKPVLALSGLEPLYVTAEANFINIGERTNVTGSRKFLRLIKEEKFDEALAVAREQVEGGAQVIDINMDEGLLDGVHCMTNFLNLIASEPDIAKVPIMIDSSKWEIIEAGLRVVQGKAIVNSISLKEGEELFIEHAKLIKRYGAASVVMAFDEKGQADSLERRIEICQRSYDILVNQVNFAPQDIIFDPNIFPVATGMEEHNNNALDFFNATKWIRENLPYANVSGGVSNVSFSFRGNNKVREAMHAAFLYHAIQHGMNMGIVNPEMLEVYDEVDKDLMEHVEDVLLNRRDNATERLLDFAESIKNESAIQSTEIKVEEWRSGSIQDRLTHALVKGIETYVIEDTEEARLSVPQPIQVIEQYLMNGMNVVGDLFGAGKMFLPQVVKSARVMKKAVAYLLPFIEESKKQNAEASVGNAGKILMATVRGDVHDIGKNIVAVVLACNNYEIIDLGVMVSPEKIIETAIKEQVDIIGLSGLITPSLDEMVHLAKELDKVNSNIPIMIGGATTSRVHTAVKIAPEYKNCVVHVHDASRSVTIANQLLQKEIEATFKDNIREEYDQLRRDYLGRARDKSYITIEQARANKVKIEWDAKDIVKPNFIGTKTVTVELDELLPFIDWAPFFRSWQLYGKFPQILTDEVVGQTATQVYDDALIMLDKIINERWFEARGVLGIFPANQVNDDDIEVYNEQGETLDKLLTLRQQSLKNIKAPNIALADFVAPKESGLEDYIGLFAVSTGFGVDEIAKEYEDDLDDYNAIMVKALADRLVEAFAEYLHHRVRKEIWGYASAERLSNEELIKEAYQGIRPAPGYPACPDHLEKGTIWKLLQVEERIGVSLTESYAMFPAAAVSGYYFAHPQSRYFGLGKIEQDQLEDYAIRRNISIEEAERWLSPNLAQNNKLTTNES is encoded by the coding sequence ATGTCAACAACACTTATACATACTGATATCAGAAGCCTATTAAAACAAAGAACATTAGTACTCGATGGAGCAATGGGTACAATGCTTCAGGCTTACCGATTCTCAGAAGAAGACTTTAGAGGAGAGCGCTTTGCTGATTTTGCTCATCCTTTAAAAGGAAATAATGACTTGTTGTCTATCACTCAACCTGACGCTGTAAAAGAAGTACACAGACAATATCTTTTGGCAGGAGCTGATATTTTATCTACGAATACCTTCTCGGGTACTACCATTGCTATGGCAGATTATCACCTTGAAGATATAGTATACGAACTAAACTACCAATCGGCTAAGATAGCACGAGAAGTAGCAGACGAAGTAGAAGCTTTAGATCCAGATAGACCTCGCTATGTAGCAGGAGCTATTGGTCCGACAAATAAAACAGCGAGTTTATCTCCTGATGTAAATAATCCAGGATATCGTGCCATTACTTTTGAAGAACTGCGTATAGCGTATAAACAACAAGCAGAAGCATTATTAGACGGTGGATGTGACTTGCTATTAGTAGAAACTATATTCGACACACTTAATGCTAAAGCAGCTTTATTCGCTATAGACGAGATACAAGCAGAACGAGGTATCGATATTCCGATTATGATTTCAGGTACGATAACTGATGCTTCGGGGCGTACCTTGTCAGGACAGACTGTCGAGGCTTTTCTGATTTCTATAGCACATATCCCTTTATTGAGTATAGGGTTTAACTGTGCTTTAGGAGCAGAACAATTAGAGCCGTATGTAAAACAACTGAGTCAACACGCAGCAGTGAATATCTCTGCTCACCCGAATGCGGGGTTACCAAATGCCTTTGGAGAATATGACCAAACACCAACAGAGATGAAAGAACTAATCGATAGCTTCTTGAGTCAAAACTTGGTACAGATTATTGGAGGTTGTTGTGGTACTACACCAGAGCACATTAGATTAATTGCTCAGGCAGTAGCAGAACACAGTAAAGATAGACAACCTAAACAATTCAAACTAAAGCCTGTGCTTGCCTTATCTGGATTAGAACCACTATATGTAACTGCCGAGGCTAACTTTATCAACATAGGTGAACGTACCAATGTTACAGGTTCTCGTAAGTTCCTGCGTCTGATTAAAGAAGAGAAATTCGACGAAGCCTTAGCTGTTGCAAGAGAACAAGTAGAGGGTGGTGCTCAGGTTATAGACATTAATATGGATGAAGGACTGTTAGACGGTGTACACTGTATGACTAACTTCCTTAATCTTATAGCCTCTGAACCAGATATTGCAAAAGTTCCTATTATGATTGACAGTTCTAAATGGGAGATTATCGAAGCAGGACTACGCGTAGTACAAGGTAAAGCGATTGTGAACTCTATCAGTCTAAAAGAGGGAGAAGAGTTATTTATCGAACACGCTAAATTAATTAAACGCTATGGAGCTGCCTCTGTAGTAATGGCATTCGACGAAAAAGGACAAGCAGATTCTTTAGAAAGACGTATAGAGATCTGCCAACGTTCTTATGATATATTAGTCAACCAAGTGAACTTCGCTCCTCAGGACATCATCTTTGACCCTAACATATTTCCTGTTGCGACAGGAATGGAAGAGCACAACAACAATGCTTTAGACTTCTTTAATGCCACCAAATGGATTAGAGAGAATCTTCCTTACGCCAATGTAAGTGGTGGTGTAAGTAATGTTTCTTTCTCGTTTAGAGGGAATAATAAAGTACGTGAAGCGATGCATGCTGCCTTCTTATACCATGCGATACAGCACGGTATGAATATGGGAATAGTGAATCCTGAGATGTTAGAAGTGTACGATGAGGTAGACAAGGATCTAATGGAACACGTAGAAGACGTGTTGCTAAATAGACGTGATAATGCGACTGAACGCCTATTAGACTTTGCCGAAAGTATTAAAAATGAAAGTGCTATTCAATCAACCGAAATCAAAGTAGAAGAATGGCGTTCAGGTAGTATCCAAGACCGACTAACACATGCATTAGTAAAAGGGATAGAGACTTATGTCATAGAAGATACAGAAGAAGCTCGTCTAAGCGTACCTCAACCTATCCAAGTCATTGAACAATACCTAATGAATGGAATGAATGTAGTCGGAGACCTATTCGGAGCGGGTAAGATGTTCTTACCACAAGTAGTAAAATCTGCACGTGTGATGAAGAAAGCTGTAGCCTATCTACTCCCGTTTATTGAAGAAAGTAAAAAACAGAATGCAGAAGCCTCTGTAGGTAATGCTGGTAAGATACTTATGGCCACCGTGAGAGGAGATGTACACGACATCGGTAAGAATATCGTAGCTGTGGTATTAGCTTGTAATAACTATGAGATTATAGACCTTGGGGTAATGGTTTCACCTGAGAAGATTATTGAAACAGCTATTAAAGAACAAGTGGATATCATCGGACTAAGTGGATTAATCACACCTTCTTTAGACGAGATGGTACACTTAGCTAAAGAATTAGACAAAGTCAATAGCAATATTCCAATCATGATTGGTGGAGCAACAACTTCACGTGTTCATACAGCTGTGAAGATAGCACCAGAATATAAGAATTGTGTTGTACATGTACACGATGCCTCACGTTCAGTGACCATTGCTAATCAGTTATTACAAAAAGAAATTGAAGCAACATTTAAAGATAACATCAGAGAAGAATATGATCAGCTAAGACGCGATTACTTAGGTAGAGCAAGAGACAAAAGCTATATCACAATAGAACAAGCAAGAGCAAACAAAGTCAAGATAGAATGGGATGCTAAAGACATTGTCAAACCCAACTTTATCGGTACAAAAACCGTAACAGTAGAGTTAGACGAATTATTGCCATTTATAGATTGGGCACCGTTCTTCCGTTCTTGGCAGTTGTATGGTAAGTTCCCTCAGATATTAACAGATGAGGTAGTCGGGCAGACAGCTACACAAGTATATGACGATGCCTTGATTATGTTAGACAAGATTATTAATGAACGTTGGTTCGAAGCACGAGGTGTCTTAGGCATTTTCCCAGCAAATCAAGTTAATGATGATGATATCGAAGTGTACAATGAACAAGGAGAGACATTAGATAAGTTATTAACACTGCGTCAACAATCATTAAAGAATATCAAGGCTCCTAATATTGCCTTAGCAGACTTCGTTGCTCCAAAAGAAAGTGGATTAGAAGACTACATTGGTTTATTCGCTGTCTCAACAGGTTTTGGAGTAGATGAAATAGCAAAAGAATACGAAGACGACCTTGATGACTATAACGCTATTATGGTGAAGGCATTAGCAGATCGTTTAGTAGAAGCCTTTGCAGAATATCTACACCACCGTGTCCGCAAAGAAATATGGGGATATGCTTCTGCAGAACGTCTTAGTAATGAAGAACTGATAAAAGAAGCGTATCAAGGTATCAGACCTGCACCAGGATATCCTGCTTGTCCTGACCATTTAGAAAAAGGTACAATATGGAAACTCCTACAAGTCGAAGAACGAATAGGTGTTAGTCTAACAGAAAGTTATGCGATGTTCCCTGCTGCTGCAGTATCTGGTTACTACTTCGCCCATCCACAGAGTAGATACTTTGGGTTAGGTAAGATAGAACAAGATCAATTAGAAGATTATGCCATTAGAAGAAATATATCAATAGAAGAAGCTGAGCGTTGGTTATCTCCCAACTTAGCACAAAATAATAAATTAACGACGAACGAATCATGA